The following proteins are encoded in a genomic region of Ornithinibacillus sp. 4-3:
- a CDS encoding DUF917 domain-containing protein has product MTRRILTHEDVEKAVYGGCILGGGGGGWISDGLERAETALKTGVIELITIDELADEDYVTCVSMVGAPSAEERYIDEGQFIDTVKRMQAEFDEPIKALMTNENGASGTVNGWIQAAATGLLLLDAPCNGRAHPTGTMGALNLSEQPDYVSIQTFAGGDGENRIAGIVKGTLTKTSSIVRRMSVEAGGMVLVCRNPVSIAYAKENAALGGITQAIELGEAFLSKPKGIERVHAVASFLGGEVLHTGEVTGFNLKKDGGFDVGLVQLENVELTYWNEYMTAEVGGVRKGTFPDLIMTFNAKTGEPVVTAEIELGMELAVINVPKENLKLSSTMFNQKLLASIEPIIQKKIL; this is encoded by the coding sequence TTGACACGAAGGATTTTAACGCACGAAGATGTGGAAAAGGCAGTCTATGGTGGGTGTATTTTAGGCGGTGGCGGAGGAGGCTGGATTTCTGACGGGTTAGAGAGAGCAGAAACAGCCTTGAAAACAGGAGTTATTGAGCTTATTACTATAGACGAACTTGCAGATGAAGATTATGTCACATGTGTGTCTATGGTCGGTGCGCCTTCAGCAGAAGAACGCTATATTGACGAAGGTCAATTTATAGATACTGTTAAACGAATGCAAGCGGAATTTGATGAACCTATTAAAGCATTAATGACTAATGAGAATGGGGCAAGTGGCACTGTGAATGGTTGGATTCAAGCTGCTGCAACAGGATTGCTATTGCTTGATGCTCCTTGTAATGGGAGAGCACATCCGACGGGAACAATGGGAGCATTAAATTTATCCGAACAGCCAGATTATGTATCTATCCAGACCTTTGCAGGAGGAGACGGAGAAAATCGTATTGCTGGTATAGTTAAAGGTACACTTACCAAAACATCTTCTATTGTGCGGAGAATGTCAGTAGAAGCAGGGGGTATGGTATTAGTATGCCGTAATCCAGTTTCCATAGCATATGCAAAAGAAAATGCTGCACTTGGTGGAATCACACAAGCAATTGAGCTTGGTGAGGCGTTTTTATCTAAGCCGAAAGGAATAGAGCGTGTACATGCGGTTGCAAGCTTCTTAGGAGGAGAAGTGCTTCATACTGGCGAGGTTACAGGATTTAATCTTAAGAAGGACGGCGGTTTTGATGTAGGGCTTGTCCAGTTAGAAAATGTAGAACTAACCTATTGGAATGAATATATGACTGCTGAAGTTGGAGGAGTTCGCAAAGGAACATTCCCTGATTTAATCATGACATTTAATGCTAAAACTGGTGAACCAGTTGTGACTGCAGAAATTGAACTAGGAATGGAACTTGCTGTCATTAATGTGCCAAAGGAAAATTTAAAATTAAGCTCGACGATGTTTAATCAAAAATTACTTGCAAGTATTGAACCAATTATTCAGAAGAAGATATTATAG
- the pdaB gene encoding polysaccharide deacetylase family sporulation protein PdaB: MQSFFVIDLTKWKRWAFIACFVILATTFLWMERESALSMFQEDEPVALTRGDKDNEAIALTFNISWGNEKVHDILEQLKKHEVHATFFVSGEWAERHPDILEKITEEKHELGMLGYRYKSYVDQELEQVQKDLQYAKEVFNKLGYEDMRLLRTPSGHFNKEIIKLAESLNFQIIHWNINPNDWKNPGVNVIAQDTIEKTSNGDILLLHASDAAKQTAEALDIMLPALKKKDFQFISISEMIHQTESNLKSVD; the protein is encoded by the coding sequence ATGCAATCCTTTTTTGTCATTGATTTAACTAAATGGAAGCGTTGGGCCTTTATTGCCTGTTTTGTTATTTTAGCTACGACCTTTTTATGGATGGAAAGAGAAAGTGCACTTTCTATGTTTCAAGAAGACGAGCCTGTTGCTCTGACACGTGGAGATAAAGATAATGAAGCTATCGCTCTTACATTTAATATTAGCTGGGGAAATGAGAAAGTACATGACATTTTAGAACAATTGAAAAAGCATGAGGTTCATGCAACCTTTTTTGTCAGTGGTGAATGGGCAGAACGTCATCCAGATATTTTAGAAAAAATCACTGAAGAAAAACATGAGCTAGGCATGCTTGGTTATCGATATAAAAGTTATGTAGACCAAGAACTAGAGCAAGTCCAAAAAGATCTCCAATACGCTAAAGAGGTATTTAATAAATTAGGTTATGAAGATATGCGTTTATTACGTACACCGAGCGGTCATTTTAATAAAGAGATTATTAAACTAGCAGAAAGCTTAAATTTCCAAATTATTCACTGGAATATCAATCCCAATGATTGGAAAAATCCTGGTGTCAACGTAATCGCACAAGACACCATAGAAAAAACATCTAACGGAGACATTCTTTTATTGCATGCATCAGATGCTGCAAAACAAACTGCAGAGGCCTTGGATATCATGTTACCCGCCTTAAAAAAGAAAGACTTTCAATTTATTTCTATTTCCGAGATGATTCATCAAACAGAATCTAATTTAAAATCAGTAGACTAA
- a CDS encoding site-specific integrase yields MKEQDKPKSSKKQENKDFYRSHEIPVMLSFLKEYSLTHQAIVLLALTGALRRGEIAGLATDVLNFKDNSTLVKRSLQQSKKEGLKLKSTKTEDTRTVILPSKVMEMLHTIYLQKLNLKMELGPLWHNVTDINGKEVILLFSNEVGKPYRPDSITQFWNRFAIKHEDDLRRIRFHDLRHSSATYILNEGTKKGMNMRTVQKRLGHRNIKTTLNLYSHVTEQEDLAAGELFDDILL; encoded by the coding sequence ATGAAAGAACAAGACAAGCCAAAATCATCTAAAAAACAAGAAAATAAGGATTTTTATAGATCACATGAAATACCAGTGATGTTAAGTTTCTTAAAAGAATATAGTCTAACACATCAAGCAATAGTTCTATTGGCATTAACTGGTGCATTACGACGAGGTGAGATAGCTGGATTAGCAACCGATGTTCTTAATTTTAAAGATAACAGTACTTTGGTAAAGCGTTCCTTGCAGCAATCTAAAAAAGAAGGGTTAAAATTAAAAAGCACTAAAACAGAAGACACAAGAACAGTTATCCTTCCGAGCAAAGTGATGGAAATGCTTCATACTATATATTTACAAAAATTAAACTTAAAGATGGAATTAGGTCCTCTTTGGCATAATGTTACAGATATTAATGGTAAAGAAGTGATACTTTTATTTTCAAATGAAGTAGGAAAACCATATAGGCCAGATTCCATTACACAATTTTGGAACCGATTTGCTATTAAACACGAAGATGACTTAAGGAGAATAAGATTCCATGATTTGCGGCACTCTAGCGCTACTTATATTTTAAATGAGGGAACGAAAAAGGGCATGAATATGAGGACTGTTCAAAAGCGTTTAGGCCATAGAAATATAAAAACAACATTAAATTTATATAGCCACGTTACAGAACAAGAAGACTTAGCTGCAGGAGAGCTTTTTGATGATATTTTATTATAA
- the cwlD gene encoding N-acetylmuramoyl-L-alanine amidase CwlD, with protein sequence MQKYRGVMLWIIGFIMLILLIKMPVPKINQSILQESSGTSRSMLPLSEKVIVIDPGHGGPDGGAVGKDDTNEKEIALIVAKQLRNYLQQAGALVYLTREKDEDLASEDTVGLSKRKSEDIRNRLNLIHDKDADFFISIHLNAVPSSRWRGAQTFFYPENEESEQLASMIQTAIKDNLQNTDREHLPIHTVYLLKHAEVPGALVEIGFLSNDDERELLKQRDYQRRMAASIYEGIIRYIVDDGSDDTSGN encoded by the coding sequence ATGCAAAAATATCGAGGAGTCATGCTATGGATTATAGGATTTATTATGTTAATTTTGCTTATAAAAATGCCGGTTCCTAAGATAAATCAGTCAATACTTCAAGAGTCATCAGGCACATCACGCAGTATGCTTCCACTTTCAGAGAAAGTAATTGTTATAGATCCGGGCCATGGCGGGCCGGATGGAGGTGCTGTAGGCAAGGATGATACGAACGAGAAGGAGATTGCCCTTATCGTAGCCAAACAATTAAGAAATTATCTGCAACAGGCAGGAGCATTGGTTTATTTAACAAGGGAAAAGGATGAAGATCTAGCAAGTGAAGATACAGTAGGACTTTCGAAAAGAAAATCAGAAGACATTCGAAATCGTTTGAACCTGATTCATGACAAAGATGCAGATTTCTTTATTTCGATTCACTTAAATGCAGTTCCATCTAGTCGTTGGCGTGGCGCGCAAACCTTTTTTTATCCAGAAAATGAAGAAAGTGAGCAACTAGCAAGTATGATTCAAACGGCAATTAAAGATAATTTACAAAACACAGATCGAGAGCATTTGCCAATTCACACAGTATATTTGTTGAAGCATGCTGAAGTACCTGGTGCATTAGTAGAAATTGGCTTTCTATCAAATGATGATGAGAGAGAATTACTAAAACAAAGAGATTACCAGCGCCGCATGGCTGCAAGCATATACGAAGGAATTATCCGCTATATTGTTGATGATGGTAGTGATGATACATCGGGAAATTAA
- a CDS encoding DUF6877 family protein: MSPLKEITAIAHKLPLPVLEDINKRIGDWLASGGKEDDPYIEQQLRFARHFVKE, translated from the coding sequence ATGAGCCCATTAAAAGAAATAACAGCCATTGCACATAAGTTACCGTTACCAGTGCTAGAAGATATAAATAAGAGAATTGGAGATTGGTTGGCATCTGGTGGAAAAGAAGATGATCCATACATTGAACAGCAGTTAAGATTCGCTAGACATTTTGTAAAAGAATAA
- a CDS encoding Mrp/NBP35 family ATP-binding protein: MLTREEVIQFLNKVEDPFLHRTLEETGGIIEVSVKEERKHVSIKLAIGKPNTAEQMQLQQEIVAALKRNGVATVGLRFDALPDEVIQKFQPADAQNQSIFGGNKEPHFIAIASGKGGVGKSTVTVNMAMALKRLGKKVGIIDADIYGFSIPDMMGVEERPVVRNEKIIPVERLGVKVISMGFFVEDNSPIIWRGPMLGKMLTSFFKEVEWGELDYLLLDLPPGTGDIALDVHELLPTCKEIIVTTPHPTAAFVAARAGQMALKTDHEILGVVENMSYFKSQVTGEKEHVFGRGGGDKLAEALKTKVLGRLSLQQPFEEEDVFAPSIYQEDHPNGKEFHLMAAKIIAQLEEE; this comes from the coding sequence ATGCTAACAAGAGAAGAAGTCATTCAATTCTTAAATAAGGTTGAAGACCCATTTTTACATAGAACGCTCGAAGAAACTGGTGGAATTATTGAAGTGTCTGTGAAAGAAGAACGAAAACATGTAAGTATCAAACTTGCGATTGGTAAACCAAACACAGCAGAACAAATGCAATTACAGCAAGAAATTGTAGCTGCCTTAAAACGCAATGGTGTTGCAACGGTTGGTTTGCGCTTTGATGCATTACCAGATGAAGTGATTCAAAAATTCCAGCCAGCAGATGCGCAAAATCAATCTATTTTTGGTGGAAATAAAGAGCCGCATTTTATTGCGATTGCGAGCGGTAAGGGTGGCGTAGGAAAATCAACAGTTACTGTAAACATGGCAATGGCTTTAAAACGTTTAGGGAAAAAAGTAGGCATTATTGATGCGGATATTTATGGATTCAGTATTCCAGATATGATGGGAGTAGAAGAGCGACCTGTTGTCCGTAATGAAAAAATCATTCCTGTAGAGCGTTTAGGTGTAAAAGTTATTTCAATGGGCTTCTTTGTAGAAGATAACTCCCCAATTATTTGGAGAGGTCCAATGCTTGGTAAAATGCTGACAAGCTTTTTTAAAGAAGTAGAGTGGGGAGAATTAGATTATTTATTATTAGATTTACCTCCAGGTACGGGAGATATTGCGTTAGATGTACATGAGCTTCTACCAACCTGTAAGGAAATTATTGTTACAACTCCACATCCAACAGCGGCATTTGTAGCGGCAAGAGCGGGACAAATGGCTTTAAAAACAGATCATGAGATCCTTGGTGTAGTGGAGAATATGTCTTATTTCAAGAGCCAGGTTACTGGAGAGAAAGAACATGTCTTCGGCCGTGGTGGTGGAGATAAATTAGCAGAAGCATTGAAAACAAAAGTGCTAGGGCGTTTATCTTTACAACAACCATTTGAAGAAGAGGATGTCTTTGCACCGTCAATTTACCAAGAGGATCACCCAAATGGCAAAGAATTCCATTTAATGGCAGCGAAAATTATCGCTCAGTTAGAAGAGGAATAA
- a CDS encoding DUF1177 domain-containing protein — translation MSLKYTMEVIELLDDASASGEMVVDLFTAFPHVEASYETVAGEKGSTDFVKIIIKGTEGKISGGTAPSIGIVGRLGGLGARPNRLGFVSDGDGAAAAVTVALKLAHMSEKGDRLPGDVYVTTHICPDAPTRPHKPVEFMGSPVDMTAKNNYEVFPEMDAILSIDTTKGNRIINHRGFAISPTVKSGWILKFSDDLLRIMEMTTGELPVTFALTMQDITPYGNDIYHLNSIIQPTIATDAPVVGVAITAKTTVPGCGTGASHEVDIAQAVRYCIEVAKEFTQGQTVFYEQSEFARLEQLYGSMKHLQTSGNE, via the coding sequence ATGTCTTTAAAATATACAATGGAAGTAATAGAATTGCTTGATGATGCTAGTGCAAGTGGGGAAATGGTTGTTGATTTATTCACAGCATTCCCTCATGTAGAGGCATCCTATGAAACGGTAGCTGGTGAAAAAGGTTCCACAGATTTTGTAAAAATAATTATTAAAGGAACAGAAGGGAAAATAAGTGGAGGAACAGCACCGTCAATCGGTATTGTTGGACGCTTAGGAGGCTTAGGTGCACGACCAAATCGCTTAGGCTTTGTATCTGACGGAGATGGAGCAGCTGCTGCTGTTACCGTAGCACTGAAGTTAGCACATATGTCTGAAAAAGGGGATCGTTTGCCTGGTGACGTGTATGTCACAACACATATTTGTCCAGATGCGCCAACGAGACCACATAAACCAGTAGAGTTTATGGGATCTCCAGTAGATATGACAGCAAAAAATAATTACGAAGTTTTCCCTGAAATGGATGCAATATTATCTATTGATACTACGAAAGGGAATCGTATTATTAATCATCGAGGCTTCGCAATATCTCCGACCGTGAAATCAGGATGGATTTTAAAGTTTTCAGATGATTTATTGCGTATTATGGAAATGACGACTGGAGAATTACCTGTTACATTTGCATTAACGATGCAGGACATTACCCCTTATGGAAATGATATTTATCATTTAAATAGTATTATTCAGCCAACGATTGCAACAGATGCTCCGGTGGTAGGGGTTGCCATTACGGCGAAAACAACAGTACCGGGCTGCGGAACAGGTGCGAGCCATGAAGTAGATATTGCACAAGCCGTGCGCTACTGTATTGAAGTGGCGAAGGAATTTACACAAGGACAAACCGTGTTCTATGAGCAGTCGGAATTTGCCCGCCTAGAACAACTTTATGGATCTATGAAACATTTACAAACATCAGGAAATGAATAG
- a CDS encoding terminase small subunit — translation MSKFKGGRCYVVNWDRIREDFETSTLTLKALADKHNVKLGTLKSRKSREGWSRDPTKKDATKIKKVATPKNKVETKSVEQIEPIVESDELTEKQGLFCIYYVKSFNATQSAIKAGYAPESAHVEGSRLLRNVKVSEEIRRLKGELQQGVFIDAMDVLNKYIQIAFADITDYATFGKKEVQQIGMFGPLEDEDGNPLMKEINYVDFNESSYVDGTIITEVKQGKEGISIKLADKMKAMDMLSKYFDLLSENDQKRLQKEKLEHSMKIEDAKLELQKKAAEKEKSFNIIDNNIDLSSLSDEELEKALSNFDES, via the coding sequence ATGTCTAAATTTAAAGGAGGCAGGTGTTATGTAGTGAATTGGGATAGAATTAGAGAAGATTTTGAGACATCTACACTTACTTTAAAGGCACTTGCCGATAAACATAATGTAAAATTAGGAACTCTGAAGAGTCGAAAAAGTCGAGAAGGTTGGTCAAGGGATCCAACAAAAAAGGATGCAACCAAAATCAAAAAGGTTGCAACCCCTAAAAATAAAGTTGAAACTAAATCGGTTGAACAAATTGAGCCAATTGTTGAAAGTGATGAACTCACAGAGAAACAAGGGCTCTTTTGTATTTATTACGTTAAGAGCTTCAACGCTACTCAATCCGCAATAAAGGCAGGATATGCTCCAGAGAGTGCCCATGTGGAGGGAAGTAGACTGCTAAGAAATGTTAAGGTATCAGAAGAAATTCGGAGACTCAAAGGAGAGTTGCAGCAGGGTGTGTTTATTGATGCTATGGATGTGCTTAATAAGTACATTCAGATAGCTTTTGCTGATATAACGGACTATGCAACGTTCGGAAAGAAAGAAGTCCAGCAGATAGGTATGTTTGGCCCACTTGAGGATGAAGACGGAAATCCTCTGATGAAAGAAATTAACTATGTTGATTTCAATGAATCCTCTTATGTAGATGGCACAATTATTACTGAAGTCAAACAAGGCAAGGAAGGTATATCAATTAAGCTTGCTGACAAGATGAAGGCAATGGACATGCTATCAAAATACTTTGATCTACTTTCCGAAAACGATCAGAAGCGTTTACAAAAAGAAAAGCTTGAACACTCCATGAAAATAGAAGATGCCAAACTTGAACTGCAGAAAAAAGCTGCAGAGAAAGAAAAGTCATTCAATATTATTGATAATAACATTGATCTATCTTCACTATCGGATGAAGAATTGGAAAAGGCGTTGAGTAATTTTGATGAATCGTAG
- a CDS encoding XtrA/YqaO family protein, with protein MKVQDIDINETSRLDIDIMEIPSSCVIVICDGKAKIRELPPHGEYKIVTHQGKVKRMRKEEGEEF; from the coding sequence ATGAAAGTACAAGATATAGATATAAATGAGACTAGTAGACTAGATATTGATATAATGGAAATACCATCCAGTTGTGTGATAGTGATTTGCGACGGAAAGGCCAAAATTAGAGAACTGCCACCGCATGGCGAATATAAAATTGTTACACATCAAGGGAAAGTAAAACGGATGCGGAAGGAAGAGGGGGAGGAGTTTTAA
- the gerD gene encoding spore germination lipoprotein GerD: MYRLITAILVSVFLLIGCSENSSPATDIDYNSMKKMVTDILETADGKKALLSALNEDQIKQALIIDSDVVKSTLQEILASEEGAKMWENLFKDAEFAKTFAQSIASEQKKLLESVMSDSSFQEQLLGILQDPEVTKQMITALKSQEFRSHLEETIQQAIDSPLFQSKMTEALLRAAEKQQEEEQESDGAEEGQEQDAGGE, from the coding sequence ATGTATCGTCTAATTACAGCCATACTGGTAAGTGTGTTTCTTTTAATTGGTTGTAGTGAGAATTCTTCTCCTGCAACAGATATAGATTACAATAGTATGAAAAAAATGGTAACAGATATTTTAGAAACAGCAGACGGAAAAAAGGCATTACTAAGTGCATTAAATGAAGATCAAATTAAACAAGCTCTTATCATAGATTCTGATGTGGTTAAAAGTACCTTACAGGAAATCCTAGCTTCAGAAGAAGGTGCGAAAATGTGGGAAAATCTATTTAAAGATGCTGAATTCGCAAAAACATTTGCTCAATCTATTGCGAGTGAACAGAAAAAACTACTTGAGAGCGTCATGAGTGATTCGAGCTTCCAAGAGCAGTTACTTGGTATTCTTCAAGACCCAGAAGTAACAAAACAAATGATTACTGCACTGAAAAGCCAAGAATTTCGCTCTCATTTAGAAGAAACAATTCAACAAGCCATTGACTCTCCACTTTTCCAATCCAAAATGACTGAAGCTTTATTACGTGCTGCAGAAAAACAACAAGAAGAAGAGCAAGAAAGTGATGGTGCTGAAGAAGGGCAAGAACAAGATGCAGGAGGTGAATAA
- a CDS encoding sigma-70 family RNA polymerase sigma factor: MNYLKLGLVGKMNNWADQLIAEYKEGRSSLKSIHEVLGETEIDNLDKTQINSMIDSMTYAIDWMEIGREPDTYRGADRRDAYRFSSYEDMDIIPDITAELKKERESFYMDRGQRQALINLLRNFSDRERQCFVMYEAEHLSMQKIADRLGISKWTVRTYIYRAREKVEAIIV; the protein is encoded by the coding sequence GTGAATTATTTAAAATTGGGGCTGGTTGGAAAAATGAATAATTGGGCTGATCAGTTAATTGCAGAATATAAAGAAGGCCGTAGTAGTTTGAAATCAATTCATGAAGTGCTAGGAGAAACAGAGATAGATAACTTAGATAAGACTCAAATTAATAGCATGATTGACAGCATGACTTATGCTATTGATTGGATGGAAATAGGAAGAGAGCCTGATACATATAGGGGGGCGGATAGAAGAGATGCTTATCGTTTTTCCTCATATGAGGATATGGACATTATTCCAGATATAACTGCTGAACTAAAAAAAGAACGTGAATCATTCTATATGGATAGAGGGCAGAGACAGGCATTGATTAATCTGCTTAGAAACTTTTCTGATAGAGAAAGGCAATGCTTTGTCATGTATGAAGCTGAGCATCTGAGTATGCAGAAGATTGCTGATAGATTAGGGATAAGTAAATGGACGGTGAGAACCTATATTTATAGAGCGAGGGAAAAGGTAGAAGCTATAATTGTTTGA
- a CDS encoding ASCH domain-containing protein, with product MKAITIKQPWATLIAIGAKKFETRSWQTKYRGPIAIHAGKTIDIDACHDKSIIEALNKVGIFLTNDLPTGAIIAIAELKKCWSIVHHPGTDVDIAKTIQVGGELNVPRKHPDFHKYIVPTEEEVDFGDWTPGRYAWELDNVQKLNIPVPAKGKLSLWEWEEYSECL from the coding sequence ATGAAAGCTATAACCATCAAACAACCTTGGGCAACATTGATTGCTATAGGGGCAAAGAAATTCGAAACAAGATCATGGCAAACTAAATACCGTGGACCGATAGCAATACATGCAGGAAAAACAATTGATATAGATGCTTGTCATGATAAATCAATCATAGAAGCTTTAAATAAAGTAGGTATTTTTTTAACAAATGATTTACCAACAGGAGCAATTATAGCAATTGCTGAATTAAAAAAATGTTGGTCAATTGTTCATCATCCTGGAACAGATGTAGATATAGCAAAAACTATTCAAGTTGGTGGAGAATTAAACGTCCCAAGGAAGCATCCTGATTTTCATAAATATATTGTTCCAACTGAAGAAGAAGTAGATTTTGGAGACTGGACACCAGGTCGTTATGCTTGGGAGTTGGATAATGTACAAAAGTTGAATATCCCTGTTCCAGCTAAAGGAAAACTTAGTCTGTGGGAGTGGGAGGAGTATTCGGAATGTCTCTAA
- a CDS encoding dUTP diphosphatase, with protein MNLQKLFETQAELDAHIIEEKGLQGHDLLDKKILALQVELGELANELPEEFKFWANKKNNYEKALKEYVDGLHFILSIGNDVTINKYEYVELIDLTNDITAQFNEIFKLIGNWEKEYLLMNNELYFDVVNEFLHLGKMLGFTWEEIEQAYYAKNDINHKRQEQGY; from the coding sequence ATGAACTTACAAAAATTATTTGAAACACAAGCTGAATTGGACGCTCATATCATCGAGGAAAAGGGATTGCAAGGACATGATTTACTAGACAAAAAGATACTAGCATTACAGGTGGAATTAGGAGAATTGGCAAATGAATTGCCAGAGGAATTCAAGTTTTGGGCAAACAAGAAAAATAACTATGAAAAAGCGTTAAAAGAGTATGTTGACGGATTGCATTTTATATTGAGCATTGGAAATGACGTTACTATAAATAAATATGAATACGTTGAGTTGATAGATTTAACTAACGACATAACCGCCCAATTCAATGAAATTTTCAAATTGATAGGGAACTGGGAAAAAGAATATTTGCTAATGAATAATGAACTATATTTTGATGTGGTAAACGAGTTTTTGCATCTTGGTAAAATGCTAGGCTTTACATGGGAAGAAATAGAACAAGCATACTATGCCAAAAATGATATAAATCATAAACGACAAGAACAGGGATACTAA
- a CDS encoding KinB-signaling pathway activation protein has product MNSRKLVGFFFKTLFLGAIICLVASFFIKSDVYLDNIKAGEWFGLVGLFAWYMVYGMLYSIISQAGFFAYLFINRFGLGLFRSFWPTVQGLLIAFVIFDLVYFPYKATEGIALYWFIAMALAIFAYGWIIAKIKAKETHARAFMPALFLMVVMTAIEWVPGLRSEGIDITALMIITLLACNTYQLLMLHRLSPPGQTQASQKSAGNQKNPAQNQKLNPKKA; this is encoded by the coding sequence TTGAATAGCCGTAAATTAGTAGGTTTTTTCTTTAAAACATTATTTCTTGGAGCAATTATTTGTTTGGTTGCCAGTTTCTTTATTAAAAGTGACGTTTATTTAGATAATATCAAAGCAGGAGAATGGTTTGGTCTTGTCGGTCTATTTGCATGGTATATGGTGTATGGAATGCTATATAGTATTATTAGTCAGGCTGGATTTTTTGCTTATTTATTTATTAATCGTTTTGGACTTGGATTATTCCGCTCATTCTGGCCAACAGTACAAGGCTTATTAATTGCTTTTGTTATATTTGATTTAGTGTATTTTCCATATAAAGCAACAGAGGGTATAGCTCTTTATTGGTTTATTGCGATGGCATTAGCTATTTTTGCTTACGGCTGGATTATTGCTAAAATTAAAGCGAAAGAAACACATGCCCGTGCATTTATGCCAGCGTTATTTTTAATGGTTGTTATGACAGCTATCGAATGGGTCCCTGGGTTACGCTCAGAGGGAATAGATATTACTGCATTAATGATTATTACTTTACTAGCATGTAATACATATCAATTGCTGATGCTGCATCGTCTAAGTCCTCCGGGGCAAACTCAAGCATCACAAAAGTCAGCTGGAAACCAAAAAAATCCAGCACAAAATCAAAAGTTAAATCCCAAAAAAGCATAG